In one window of Bradyrhizobium diazoefficiens DNA:
- a CDS encoding 3-keto-5-aminohexanoate cleavage protein → MKNTVKWPVVEKWVERENISTYWRPYGYPAIMSVASSAFSDAEQMPRWRVPQKAIVSTAINGAFFTKRENPSQAHSANEIIASAEACIERGAQIIHVHARDQRGYNVLSESGFSDVLAELRAKHPSVAFDACLVAVNGEECDDLRKMLKTGLIDAVPVNTTAIILGDNLFVKPPHAILEKTRLVLEAGLTPQIAVYTDADVDNARRFLIDSGLVSGPLTWLVVPGLPGCSPMYDPQSMIDGYLRITRLITHVDPGATIVACAGGRASLYLANLALLMGHHVRVGSEDTVWKWPHRDELIQSNAEIFEIVRTMVAGLGREIMSGDEFRSLMRPADTASAALGQSQVGAR, encoded by the coding sequence ATGAAGAACACCGTGAAATGGCCGGTCGTCGAAAAATGGGTCGAGCGGGAGAACATCTCCACCTACTGGCGGCCTTACGGGTACCCGGCGATCATGAGCGTCGCTTCGTCGGCGTTTTCGGATGCGGAGCAGATGCCTCGCTGGCGGGTGCCACAAAAGGCGATCGTCTCCACGGCGATCAATGGTGCATTCTTTACTAAGCGCGAGAACCCCAGCCAGGCACACTCGGCGAATGAAATCATTGCTTCGGCCGAGGCGTGCATCGAGCGGGGGGCTCAAATCATTCACGTTCACGCGCGCGACCAGCGGGGCTACAACGTCCTGTCGGAATCGGGCTTCAGCGACGTCCTTGCGGAATTGCGGGCGAAACACCCAAGCGTTGCATTCGATGCCTGTCTTGTCGCCGTCAACGGCGAGGAGTGCGATGATCTCAGGAAGATGCTCAAGACCGGCCTGATCGACGCCGTGCCGGTGAATACGACGGCGATCATTCTCGGCGACAATTTGTTTGTTAAGCCGCCGCACGCGATCCTCGAGAAGACGCGGTTGGTGCTCGAAGCCGGGCTCACGCCCCAGATCGCCGTCTACACTGACGCGGATGTTGATAATGCCCGGCGTTTTCTGATCGATTCCGGGTTGGTTTCTGGGCCGCTCACCTGGCTTGTGGTGCCGGGATTGCCGGGGTGCAGCCCCATGTACGACCCGCAGAGCATGATCGACGGTTATCTTCGGATCACGCGACTCATCACCCATGTCGATCCCGGTGCGACGATTGTCGCCTGCGCAGGAGGTCGTGCCAGCCTCTACCTCGCCAATCTCGCATTGTTGATGGGGCATCATGTGCGCGTGGGTTCCGAGGATACCGTCTGGAAGTGGCCCCACCGCGACGAGCTCATTCAAAGCAATGCCGAGATTTTCGAGATCGTGCGCACCATGGTCGCTGGTCTGGGGCGGGAAATCATGAGCGGCGATGAGTTCCGGAGCCTGATGCGGCCAGCCGATACTGCTTCGGCGGCGCTCGGTCAAAGCCAGGTGGGTGCCCGATAG
- a CDS encoding helix-turn-helix domain-containing protein, whose translation MANSKRKKSSAQGIPASSLVRALEIVGDAWTILILKEAFQGRRRFHEFHDSLQIPRQTLMLRLAALADNQVLFRKAVRHRTLIQEYHLTPKGLDLYNFIVSVWVWHRRWSDRQLFLPDTLYHRPCGSALRAEFICRQCDKPVVRRDVTLIDSPERGMDPPPGPRHSRENESAFLKGSSGRPDDLVATSIVGDRWSNLVLFSLFQGTSSYSDIKDTLGISSNILSSRLKKLIALDLVEAEPNGRRVVYRITPRGEDIYPMLHSLIDWADRWLAGSKGPPQIMIHCCEAVTEARFVCASCRATLRAWDVTVTRPT comes from the coding sequence GTGGCCAACTCGAAACGGAAGAAAAGCTCAGCCCAGGGCATTCCCGCCAGCTCGCTCGTGAGGGCCCTTGAGATCGTCGGCGACGCCTGGACAATCCTGATCCTCAAAGAGGCGTTCCAGGGGCGCCGGCGCTTCCACGAATTTCACGATAGCCTCCAGATCCCCCGGCAGACGCTGATGCTGAGGCTGGCCGCGCTTGCCGACAACCAGGTTCTATTTCGCAAGGCGGTCCGACATCGAACGTTGATCCAGGAGTACCATCTGACGCCCAAGGGCCTGGATCTCTATAACTTCATTGTCTCGGTGTGGGTCTGGCACCGGCGGTGGAGTGACAGGCAGCTTTTCCTGCCCGACACCTTGTACCATCGGCCGTGCGGCAGCGCGCTCAGGGCCGAGTTCATCTGTCGACAGTGTGACAAGCCCGTCGTCCGCCGCGATGTAACCTTGATAGACTCGCCAGAGCGCGGAATGGACCCGCCGCCCGGTCCGAGGCATTCCCGGGAGAACGAGAGCGCCTTCTTGAAAGGTTCGTCCGGACGGCCCGATGATCTCGTTGCGACCAGCATCGTCGGGGATCGCTGGAGCAATCTGGTGCTGTTCAGCCTGTTCCAGGGAACGAGTTCCTATTCGGACATCAAGGATACGCTCGGCATATCCTCGAACATCCTCTCGTCTCGATTGAAGAAGTTGATTGCGCTCGATCTCGTGGAAGCAGAACCGAACGGTCGGCGCGTTGTTTATCGCATTACCCCTCGCGGCGAAGACATCTACCCCATGCTGCATAGTCTGATCGATTGGGCCGATCGATGGCTGGCGGGCAGCAAGGGACCCCCTCAGATCATGATACATTGCTGCGAAGCCGTCACCGAGGCTCGTTTCGTTTGCGCCTCGTGCCGAGCGACGTTGCGGGCCTGGGATGTGACCGTCACGCGCCCGACCTGA
- a CDS encoding CaiB/BaiF CoA-transferase family protein: MISTESAEGSDPPLRGVRVLDFGQFIAGPLCAALLADFGADVIRVEKPEGNADRFVQPMGEGWPGGAAYWQVNRNKRSLALDPFDHDNRAALDRLLGTADVVVVNAPPATLSAMGLEYERISQLNPRVILSICTAYGRNNRLSDLPGFDGIGQAMSGAAYLSGEAGEPRKSYCHWVDHMTAAFSAFGIMAALRDRDRTGRGQIVDASLIHTSVFAMASNLIEEDSLGVGRVGTANRSQLAGPADIYQTRDGNVLLQVIGKSMFRRCAKLVGRLDWLDDQRFATDEQRGRNSDALNAHMVAFCSARTTDHCLSEFRAAGLPCAPVNSPAKALKDPDMEAMRLWTRLPVVGGVHQALLVQPPVRLSRSAAGVRASAPHLGAHTPEILRELGLDPPSQKAFMKGIT; the protein is encoded by the coding sequence GTGATCTCGACGGAATCTGCTGAGGGGAGCGACCCACCCCTCCGGGGAGTTCGGGTTCTGGATTTCGGGCAGTTCATTGCGGGACCACTGTGTGCCGCGTTGCTGGCCGATTTCGGAGCTGATGTCATCAGGGTCGAGAAGCCGGAGGGGAATGCCGATCGCTTCGTTCAGCCGATGGGCGAGGGGTGGCCTGGCGGTGCGGCGTACTGGCAGGTCAATCGCAACAAGCGCTCTCTTGCCCTCGACCCTTTCGATCACGACAACCGCGCCGCGCTCGATCGGCTCCTCGGTACGGCGGACGTCGTAGTCGTGAACGCGCCGCCCGCGACGCTCTCGGCGATGGGTCTGGAGTATGAGCGCATTTCACAGCTCAACCCGCGCGTCATTCTTTCGATCTGCACGGCCTATGGCCGAAACAATCGCCTTTCCGATCTGCCGGGCTTCGATGGGATTGGCCAAGCCATGTCTGGAGCGGCGTATTTGAGCGGCGAGGCTGGTGAACCGCGCAAGAGCTATTGCCATTGGGTCGACCACATGACCGCCGCCTTTTCTGCCTTCGGGATCATGGCTGCGCTTCGCGATCGAGACAGAACGGGCAGAGGACAGATTGTGGATGCTTCGCTCATCCATACTTCGGTCTTCGCGATGGCTTCCAACCTGATCGAGGAGGACAGCCTTGGAGTCGGGCGGGTCGGAACAGCCAATCGGTCACAACTTGCGGGCCCGGCCGACATCTACCAGACCCGAGATGGCAACGTTCTGTTGCAGGTGATCGGCAAGTCGATGTTTCGCCGCTGCGCCAAGCTGGTGGGCCGGCTGGATTGGTTGGATGACCAACGCTTCGCAACGGACGAGCAAAGGGGACGAAACTCGGACGCACTGAACGCTCATATGGTAGCGTTCTGCTCGGCCCGCACCACAGATCATTGCTTGTCCGAGTTTCGCGCCGCTGGGCTTCCCTGCGCGCCAGTGAACAGCCCTGCCAAAGCCTTGAAGGATCCGGACATGGAGGCGATGCGCCTATGGACTCGCCTTCCGGTGGTCGGCGGTGTCCATCAAGCGTTGCTGGTTCAGCCGCCCGTGCGACTCTCCCGCAGCGCCGCAGGCGTGCGCGCCAGCGCGCCGCATCTGGGTGCTCACACGCCGGAAATTCTCCGCGAACTAGGGCTTGATCCGCCATCGCAAAAGGCCTTTATGAAAGGAATAACCTAG
- a CDS encoding carotenoid oxygenase family protein, whose translation MNMQAHAAQGVQDLLITQANVRMLSADGKPPPDAPDWIWGADHPYLHGAFAPTLREYDADSLEVEGELPKDLYGAYVLNGPSQRFAPVNKYHYYDGDAMLRAIYFRDGKASFRQRWIRNEAFVVEDIAQRSIWPGIAGPYNFKLPGSPIKDVSNTDVIFYAGKLLSLWHMAGDPYEINPTTLETVGKETFGGSLAHTLSAHSKVDPSDGHLYFFTYSDTAPYMRYGVGSPTGQLVHDVPIDIPGPRSPHDLGLTERHAILHDLPFFHDIEVLKKHGKRMVRFHADIPARFGVIPRRGQSHEIRWFEAEPCYILHLVNCWEEGDWVHQIGCRQSNPGYARDPKDRELASMLAQRRRLHEMYKWSFNMKTGEVREGPIDDLNTEFPTVNFNYLGRRSRYSFNQVIPLPVEGHTSGQSQTFDALVRYDLETGSMQRYDYGDGVYGNEAPVAPRRGATAATAETEAYPVTFVTDTNDWSSACLVFDAADISRGPVAKVKIPHRISIGFHTTWIDGKDIFE comes from the coding sequence ATGAATATGCAGGCTCACGCGGCCCAAGGCGTTCAGGACCTTCTCATTACCCAAGCCAACGTGCGCATGCTGTCTGCGGACGGCAAGCCGCCGCCGGACGCCCCCGACTGGATCTGGGGCGCCGATCATCCCTATCTGCACGGCGCCTTCGCGCCGACGCTGCGGGAATACGATGCGGATTCGCTTGAAGTCGAGGGCGAGTTGCCCAAGGACCTTTACGGCGCGTACGTGCTCAATGGTCCTTCCCAGCGGTTCGCTCCCGTCAATAAGTATCACTACTACGACGGCGACGCGATGCTGCGCGCGATCTACTTCCGTGACGGAAAAGCCTCCTTCCGGCAACGCTGGATTCGCAACGAGGCATTCGTGGTGGAGGATATCGCCCAGCGCAGCATCTGGCCCGGGATAGCGGGTCCCTACAATTTCAAGCTTCCGGGCTCGCCGATCAAGGACGTATCGAACACGGACGTGATTTTCTATGCGGGCAAGCTGTTGTCACTTTGGCACATGGCCGGCGATCCCTACGAGATCAATCCAACGACGTTGGAGACGGTTGGCAAGGAGACATTCGGCGGCTCACTGGCGCATACGCTGTCTGCGCATTCGAAGGTCGATCCTAGCGACGGTCATTTGTACTTCTTCACCTACTCCGACACGGCTCCCTACATGAGGTACGGCGTGGGTAGCCCGACCGGACAATTGGTGCACGACGTTCCAATCGACATTCCCGGACCGCGGTCACCTCACGATCTCGGGCTGACGGAGCGTCATGCGATCCTGCATGACCTGCCGTTCTTCCACGATATCGAGGTCCTGAAGAAACACGGGAAGCGGATGGTGCGCTTCCACGCCGACATACCGGCACGTTTCGGCGTCATCCCGCGCCGTGGGCAGTCGCACGAGATCCGCTGGTTCGAAGCCGAGCCGTGTTACATCCTCCATTTGGTGAATTGCTGGGAAGAGGGGGACTGGGTTCACCAGATCGGATGCCGGCAATCGAACCCTGGCTATGCCCGTGATCCCAAGGATCGGGAGTTGGCCTCGATGCTCGCGCAGCGCCGACGGCTGCATGAGATGTACAAATGGTCGTTCAACATGAAGACAGGGGAGGTTCGCGAGGGGCCTATCGATGACTTGAATACTGAATTCCCGACTGTGAACTTCAACTATCTGGGACGGCGGTCCAGATACTCGTTCAATCAGGTCATTCCGCTTCCTGTCGAAGGCCACACCTCGGGGCAGTCCCAGACCTTCGACGCGTTGGTTCGCTACGATCTCGAGACGGGCTCCATGCAGCGCTACGACTACGGTGATGGCGTCTACGGAAACGAAGCTCCTGTCGCGCCACGTCGTGGCGCAACCGCGGCGACGGCGGAGACCGAAGCTTACCCGGTAACGTTCGTAACGGACACCAACGACTGGTCTTCGGCATGTCTGGTATTCGACGCCGCCGACATCAGCCGTGGGCCGGTCGCGAAGGTGAAGATCCCGCACCGCATCTCGATCGGCTTCCATACGACCTGGATCGACGGCAAGGACATTTTCGAGTGA
- a CDS encoding class I adenylate-forming enzyme family protein, which produces MTGHFPPALVAEFRERGLWRSQTIYDRFASNVEAAPGRTAIVDPPNRSTFAFGAASRLTYGEFLGLVDRVSIALLSAGLRCGDILLVQMPNVHELVALYLAAAKTGIVISPVPIQYRHGELRKIVEVLKPKGFCSVVRAAGLELLREFRENVPFGGKLFGFGSNLPDRIVDLSRYSDGEAGLIVAERPSADSLFSICWTSGTEGVPKGVPKTHKNWLSSATSVTSLAAVAPGDAILAPFPFVNAAAIGGLMMIWLGSAGSLVLHHPFNLDVFLQQIACERVAYTVVAPALMSSLLDSDRPDALRGLRAVGTGSAPPDPSVVRKFEERFGVPVINIFGSNEGVNLCSHPAAVQDPCLRARVFPRDGDETWTAEGLTANAGRFRLVSEAGNIISTAGEVGEMRIRGPAVFPGYWQSGELDRRGFDADGYFATGDLFEIVEENGKAGYLRFVGRSKELIVRGGMKIAPAELDAVISTHPDVREAAVVAMPDERLGERVCAFVVPRAGRLVPLAEIAGVCEQAGLARFKWPERVEYLEALPRNALAKVLRRELARMIADRSITNVEPKKSA; this is translated from the coding sequence ATGACCGGTCATTTCCCGCCAGCACTGGTCGCAGAATTTCGCGAACGTGGTCTGTGGCGATCGCAGACCATCTACGACCGGTTCGCGTCGAATGTGGAGGCTGCTCCGGGTAGGACCGCAATCGTTGATCCTCCTAACCGGTCGACGTTTGCGTTCGGCGCGGCCTCGCGCCTGACCTATGGCGAATTCTTGGGATTGGTCGATCGTGTCTCGATCGCGCTTCTCTCGGCAGGTTTGCGCTGTGGAGATATTCTCCTCGTACAGATGCCGAACGTCCACGAACTGGTCGCGCTCTATCTGGCGGCGGCGAAGACCGGAATCGTGATCAGTCCAGTTCCGATCCAATATCGCCACGGCGAGCTTCGGAAGATTGTCGAGGTTCTGAAACCCAAGGGGTTTTGCTCGGTCGTCAGGGCTGCCGGGCTCGAGTTGCTGCGTGAGTTCAGGGAGAACGTGCCTTTCGGCGGCAAGCTGTTCGGCTTTGGGAGCAATCTGCCGGATCGCATCGTTGATCTGTCTCGCTACTCCGACGGGGAAGCTGGTCTCATCGTCGCGGAGCGGCCGAGCGCCGACTCGCTGTTTTCCATTTGCTGGACTTCGGGCACCGAGGGCGTGCCCAAAGGCGTACCCAAGACTCATAAGAACTGGCTCTCCAGCGCCACGTCCGTCACGTCATTGGCTGCCGTCGCCCCAGGCGACGCGATCCTGGCGCCGTTCCCGTTCGTCAATGCCGCTGCGATCGGCGGACTGATGATGATCTGGCTCGGCTCCGCGGGGAGCTTGGTGCTTCATCATCCTTTCAATCTCGACGTATTTCTGCAGCAGATCGCTTGCGAACGGGTAGCGTACACGGTCGTTGCGCCCGCGCTGATGTCGTCCCTGCTCGATAGCGATCGGCCCGACGCGTTGCGCGGGCTTCGTGCGGTTGGCACCGGATCCGCACCGCCAGACCCGTCCGTGGTGCGAAAGTTCGAAGAACGATTCGGGGTGCCTGTGATCAATATCTTCGGGTCGAACGAGGGCGTAAATCTGTGCTCGCATCCCGCCGCGGTACAGGATCCCTGTCTCCGCGCGCGCGTATTTCCGCGTGACGGCGACGAGACATGGACCGCCGAGGGGCTGACCGCAAACGCCGGACGCTTTCGCCTGGTCTCCGAGGCCGGCAACATCATCAGCACGGCCGGAGAGGTCGGCGAAATGCGTATAAGAGGCCCGGCCGTTTTCCCCGGATATTGGCAGAGCGGCGAGCTTGATCGGCGCGGCTTTGATGCGGACGGCTATTTCGCCACGGGAGATCTGTTCGAGATCGTCGAGGAGAACGGCAAGGCCGGATATCTCCGTTTCGTCGGCCGCTCGAAGGAATTGATCGTGCGCGGCGGCATGAAGATCGCGCCGGCCGAGCTGGACGCGGTGATTTCGACGCATCCGGACGTCAGGGAGGCCGCCGTCGTCGCGATGCCGGACGAGCGGCTTGGCGAGCGTGTGTGTGCTTTCGTCGTTCCGAGGGCCGGAAGGCTTGTCCCGCTCGCCGAGATCGCAGGAGTATGTGAGCAGGCAGGCCTTGCACGGTTCAAATGGCCGGAGCGCGTCGAATACCTCGAAGCGTTGCCGCGCAACGCGTTGGCAAAGGTTTTGAGGCGCGAGCTCGCCCGGATGATCGCGGACCGCTCAATCACCAACGTCGAACCCAAGAAATCGGCATGA
- a CDS encoding nitronate monooxygenase family protein codes for MFLSRMHLELIALEVQLCNQLVEVNAWQMDRCMLRIPDARFALQRLRLPVFAAPMFLVSGPELLLGCCEAGIVGSLPAPNARNAAELREILEVIKSGLSHRPELPWALNLVTHSTNKRLPEDLKLTEAFQPPIVITALGGPRPAVEVVHSYGGLVFADVNSVAYARKAAAAGVDGLVLVCAGAGGHTGDLCNNAFVEEVRSFFPGYIALAGGISSGRAVLAARALGADFAYIGTSFMAASESRTDQGHQQMLVRSSAEDLIVTRAFTGARANMLIPSIVAQGLDLETVASSKAKMNFTGLEGAEVKPWKGIWSAGQGVGTIREIEPVAQIVDRLDREYRAALAEIAAGSVAV; via the coding sequence ATGTTCCTGTCCAGGATGCATCTGGAGCTTATTGCATTAGAAGTTCAGTTATGCAATCAATTGGTCGAGGTCAACGCGTGGCAAATGGATAGGTGCATGCTCAGGATACCGGACGCCAGATTTGCCCTTCAGCGTCTCCGTCTCCCGGTGTTCGCAGCCCCGATGTTTTTGGTTTCCGGGCCGGAACTCCTGTTGGGCTGCTGCGAAGCGGGCATCGTCGGCTCATTGCCGGCACCGAACGCCAGAAATGCCGCTGAATTGCGCGAAATTCTCGAGGTGATCAAATCCGGCCTGAGTCATCGGCCGGAGCTGCCCTGGGCCTTGAATCTGGTGACGCATTCGACCAACAAGCGGCTGCCGGAAGACCTCAAGCTGACGGAAGCGTTTCAGCCGCCGATCGTGATTACGGCGTTGGGCGGACCTCGCCCGGCGGTGGAAGTCGTGCATTCCTATGGCGGTCTAGTTTTCGCAGACGTCAACTCCGTCGCCTACGCGCGAAAAGCTGCCGCGGCCGGTGTCGACGGGCTCGTTCTGGTTTGCGCGGGGGCGGGCGGGCATACCGGCGACCTCTGCAACAACGCATTCGTCGAAGAAGTGCGCAGTTTCTTTCCGGGATACATCGCGCTGGCCGGAGGAATCTCGAGCGGCCGGGCTGTACTGGCGGCGCGGGCCCTGGGGGCCGACTTCGCCTATATCGGCACATCCTTCATGGCGGCATCGGAGAGCAGAACCGACCAAGGCCACCAACAGATGCTGGTCAGGAGTTCGGCTGAGGATTTGATTGTCACGCGCGCCTTCACGGGAGCGCGCGCCAACATGCTGATCCCGAGCATTGTGGCTCAGGGACTCGACCTTGAAACGGTGGCGAGCAGCAAGGCAAAGATGAACTTCACCGGCCTGGAGGGGGCCGAGGTCAAGCCCTGGAAGGGGATTTGGTCCGCGGGCCAAGGCGTTGGCACGATCCGTGAGATTGAGCCAGTCGCGCAGATCGTAGATCGGCTCGATCGGGAATATCGCGCCGCGCTTGCCGAGATCGCGGCTGGGAGCGTAGCCGTATGA
- a CDS encoding alpha/beta fold hydrolase, which yields MVSSQVTSHPIVLLSGLNTTPAVWDGVVRSLPRELDVRTPNLPALDDVDAIAGVLLEEMPPQFHLCGYSFGGYVALALLALCPQRFRSLLLLSSTPEGDTDQQKQLRHSLIGKLQAGEHDAIIDNQARWMLHPNNAERPEISRIWFNEARSYGSASLIAHLRACISRPNRLDLLRETPVPVAIVTGAGDQLFPGARQQKLADAVGARLFRTVPDAAHGLPFEQPIEVAEIVADWTHRIDAGLCGSQPA from the coding sequence ATGGTCTCGTCGCAAGTAACTTCCCACCCAATCGTCCTGCTTTCCGGCCTGAACACGACGCCAGCAGTTTGGGATGGTGTTGTCCGGAGTCTTCCGAGGGAACTCGACGTCCGAACCCCAAATCTGCCGGCACTCGACGACGTCGACGCCATCGCGGGCGTGCTGCTCGAGGAGATGCCGCCGCAATTCCACCTTTGCGGATATTCGTTCGGCGGCTACGTCGCACTCGCCCTGCTCGCGCTTTGTCCGCAACGGTTTCGGAGCCTGCTCTTGCTGAGCAGTACGCCGGAAGGCGACACGGATCAGCAGAAGCAGCTTCGACACTCTCTGATCGGAAAACTTCAGGCAGGCGAGCACGACGCGATCATCGACAATCAGGCAAGATGGATGCTTCATCCGAACAACGCTGAACGGCCCGAAATCTCCCGAATCTGGTTCAATGAAGCCCGCAGTTACGGTTCAGCGTCCCTGATCGCCCATCTGAGGGCGTGCATCTCGCGTCCCAACCGGCTCGATCTGCTTCGGGAAACGCCAGTACCTGTGGCGATCGTCACGGGAGCCGGCGATCAGCTGTTTCCCGGCGCGAGACAGCAGAAGCTGGCCGACGCGGTCGGTGCTCGCTTATTCCGGACCGTTCCTGACGCCGCACACGGATTGCCGTTCGAACAGCCCATCGAAGTCGCTGAAATCGTCGCGGATTGGACGCATCGCATCGATGCAGGTCTTTGCGGAAGTCAACCGGCGTGA
- a CDS encoding MFS transporter — translation MSDEHRFGDAIARKFLRHVLWILLGLYFMAIIDRNNIAFAALQMNHDLGLTSAMFGAGIGIFYAAYGLIEIPSNLALDRWGARLTLSRIAFMWGLATIGMAAVVGPISFFSFRALLGAGEAGLFPGIMLYLTFWLPAAHRAQSNAMISYAVPISYLVSSLISVPLLALDGTFNLRGWQWLFIVEGLPTILLGLCAYWTLPNKPNDAKWLSSEEKRWLSDNLEQEQRKTAKISFGLLKAAMSPSVLSLCVAYFALFAANANLFSWMPQILKAYGTPNTQIGLLSAVPAAVSLMAIIAVARFSDKRKERFNTLIAALLAAMIGFVIVAQATAPTYIIIGFTIASVGVLSGMPVFWSIPQTYLSRSTAPGTIAFISMIGSLGGAATPTLIGHLKDTYHSFEWGFLLLSGLLATAILMLLIAKRLVANLQPSEGPADVSIANLDQPRSAGGSLRLS, via the coding sequence ATGTCCGACGAACATCGGTTTGGCGATGCCATAGCCCGAAAATTTCTACGACACGTCCTATGGATTCTACTTGGCCTCTACTTCATGGCCATCATCGACCGCAACAATATCGCGTTCGCTGCGCTGCAGATGAACCACGACCTGGGCCTAACGTCGGCCATGTTTGGTGCAGGCATCGGCATCTTCTACGCAGCGTATGGGCTCATTGAGATACCGAGCAATCTCGCGCTCGACCGATGGGGTGCGCGACTGACCCTCAGCCGCATCGCTTTCATGTGGGGACTGGCGACCATCGGAATGGCGGCCGTGGTGGGGCCAATCAGCTTCTTCTCCTTCCGGGCTCTGCTTGGCGCAGGCGAAGCCGGGCTCTTCCCCGGAATAATGCTCTATCTCACCTTCTGGCTTCCCGCGGCGCATCGCGCGCAAAGTAACGCGATGATCAGTTATGCCGTGCCGATTTCGTATCTGGTGTCTTCGCTGATCTCGGTCCCTCTTCTGGCGCTGGATGGGACATTCAATTTGCGAGGTTGGCAGTGGCTTTTCATTGTCGAAGGGTTGCCGACCATTCTGCTCGGTCTTTGCGCGTACTGGACCCTTCCGAACAAACCGAACGACGCAAAATGGTTGAGCAGCGAGGAGAAGAGGTGGCTCAGCGATAACCTTGAGCAGGAGCAAAGAAAGACCGCGAAGATCAGCTTCGGTCTGCTGAAGGCGGCTATGTCTCCATCCGTACTCTCTCTCTGCGTCGCTTATTTCGCGTTGTTCGCCGCCAACGCGAATCTATTCTCTTGGATGCCCCAGATACTGAAGGCGTACGGGACACCCAACACTCAGATCGGCTTGCTGTCGGCGGTCCCGGCTGCGGTGAGCCTGATGGCAATCATCGCGGTGGCGCGGTTCTCGGACAAGAGGAAGGAGCGGTTCAATACCTTGATCGCAGCGCTGCTCGCCGCGATGATCGGGTTCGTCATCGTCGCGCAAGCTACTGCTCCAACGTACATCATAATCGGGTTTACGATCGCGAGCGTTGGTGTTCTGTCGGGAATGCCGGTCTTCTGGTCGATCCCGCAGACTTATTTGTCCCGGTCGACAGCGCCCGGAACGATCGCGTTCATCAGCATGATCGGAAGCCTGGGAGGCGCCGCAACGCCTACATTGATTGGCCATCTCAAGGACACGTATCACAGTTTCGAGTGGGGCTTTCTCCTCTTGAGCGGTCTCCTCGCGACCGCGATCCTGATGCTGCTGATCGCAAAACGGTTAGTCGCCAATTTGCAGCCTTCGGAAGGACCCGCAGATGTGTCGATCGCCAACCTCGATCAACCTCGATCAGCGGGGGGCTCGCTTCGGCTCTCGTGA
- a CDS encoding TetR/AcrR family transcriptional regulator: MSIIVNSVHEETTNRRLSFMGTDSTDTKMFEEKTSEYVKKRRRQQRSADTRERILKVAYSEFAELGFEGTSTRTIAAKANVQHPLVIYHFKSKEGLWKAVMTAAGSNFTAQWQARMSAMDGLDDVAKLRLIQEDFVRFAAVNADFHWLMANEGDRSTDRLRWIVENRTGTFFRSVAKLIRSAQRAGRYVEGDPDHLLYLFIGAVTRIFMQAAEAEIVMGQSPFSPSFVERHVTICCSLFFRDAPAGPQGGAGALSKRSVRPSASGLRKTPASRKARKR; this comes from the coding sequence TTGAGCATCATCGTAAACAGCGTACACGAGGAGACGACCAACCGCAGATTGAGCTTTATGGGAACAGATTCGACCGACACCAAGATGTTCGAGGAAAAGACCTCGGAGTACGTCAAGAAGCGGCGACGACAACAGAGGTCGGCCGATACTCGCGAGCGCATCCTGAAAGTCGCGTATTCCGAGTTCGCGGAGCTTGGATTTGAGGGGACTTCTACGCGTACCATTGCAGCCAAAGCCAACGTCCAACATCCATTGGTGATCTATCATTTCAAGAGCAAGGAAGGACTGTGGAAGGCCGTCATGACGGCCGCAGGATCGAACTTCACGGCCCAGTGGCAGGCGCGAATGTCCGCTATGGACGGGTTGGATGACGTTGCCAAGCTTCGACTGATCCAGGAAGACTTCGTCAGGTTTGCCGCCGTCAATGCCGACTTCCATTGGCTGATGGCTAACGAAGGCGATCGGTCTACCGACAGGTTGCGCTGGATCGTGGAGAACCGTACCGGCACATTCTTCCGGTCCGTTGCCAAGCTGATCCGGTCGGCACAGCGCGCGGGACGATACGTTGAGGGCGATCCCGATCATCTCCTCTATCTGTTCATCGGCGCCGTTACCCGTATTTTCATGCAGGCGGCGGAAGCGGAGATCGTCATGGGGCAATCGCCGTTCTCGCCGAGTTTCGTCGAACGGCACGTGACTATTTGCTGTTCGCTGTTCTTCCGGGATGCTCCTGCCGGTCCGCAAGGCGGAGCCGGAGCTTTGAGCAAACGCTCGGTTCGGCCTTCGGCAAGCGGTCTTCGTAAAACTCCCGCGTCGCGAAAGGCGCGCAAACGGTAG